Proteins found in one Nocardia brasiliensis ATCC 700358 genomic segment:
- the rpsA gene encoding 30S ribosomal protein S1 codes for MPTTVTSPQVAVNDIGSAEDFLAAIDATIKYFNDGDIVEGTIVKVDRDEVLLDIGYKTEGVIPSRELSIKHDVDPNEVVSVGDEVEALVLTKEDKEGRLILSKKRAQYERAWGTIEELKEKDEAVKGTVIEVVKGGLILDIGLRGFLPASLVEMRRVRDLQPYVGKEIEAKIIELDKNRNNVVLSRRAWLEQTQSEVRSEFLHQLQKGQVRKGVVSSIVNFGAFVDLGGVDGLVHVSELSWKHIDHPSEVVEVGTEVTVEVLDVDLDRERVSLSLKATQEDPWRQFARTHAIGQIVPGKVTKLVPFGAFVRVEEGIEGLVHISELAERHVEVPDQVVAVGDDAMVKVIDIDLERRRISLSLKQANEDYHAEFDPSKYGMADSYDEQGNYIFPEGFDPDTNEWLEGFDKQREEWEGRYAEAERRHKMHTAQMEKMAADAAAEAANGGGSSNYSSESGSQASSSSSSSESAGGSLASDAQLAALREKLSGNA; via the coding sequence CATCGTCGAAGGAACCATCGTCAAGGTCGACCGCGACGAGGTCCTGCTCGACATCGGTTACAAGACCGAAGGCGTCATCCCTTCCCGCGAACTCTCCATCAAGCACGATGTCGACCCGAACGAGGTCGTTTCCGTGGGCGATGAGGTCGAGGCTCTTGTTCTCACCAAGGAGGACAAGGAAGGCCGCCTGATCCTGTCGAAGAAGCGGGCGCAGTACGAGCGCGCGTGGGGCACGATCGAGGAGCTCAAGGAGAAGGACGAGGCCGTCAAGGGCACCGTCATCGAGGTCGTCAAGGGCGGCCTGATCCTCGACATCGGTCTCCGTGGCTTCCTGCCCGCCTCGCTCGTCGAGATGCGTCGCGTCCGCGACCTCCAGCCGTACGTCGGCAAGGAGATCGAGGCCAAGATCATCGAGCTGGACAAGAACCGTAACAACGTGGTCCTGTCCCGCCGCGCCTGGCTGGAGCAGACCCAGTCCGAGGTGCGCAGCGAGTTCCTGCACCAGCTGCAGAAGGGCCAGGTCCGCAAGGGTGTGGTCTCCTCGATCGTCAACTTCGGTGCCTTCGTGGACCTGGGCGGCGTCGACGGTCTGGTGCACGTCTCCGAGCTGTCCTGGAAGCACATCGACCACCCGTCCGAGGTCGTCGAGGTCGGCACCGAGGTCACCGTCGAGGTGCTCGACGTCGATCTGGATCGCGAGCGGGTTTCGCTCTCGCTCAAGGCGACCCAGGAAGACCCGTGGCGTCAGTTCGCCCGCACCCACGCGATCGGCCAGATCGTGCCGGGCAAGGTCACCAAGCTGGTTCCGTTCGGCGCGTTCGTGCGCGTCGAAGAGGGCATCGAGGGCCTGGTGCACATCTCCGAGCTGGCCGAGCGCCACGTGGAGGTCCCGGACCAGGTGGTCGCGGTCGGCGACGACGCGATGGTCAAGGTCATCGACATCGACCTGGAGCGTCGCCGGATCTCGCTGTCGCTGAAGCAGGCGAACGAGGACTACCACGCCGAGTTCGACCCGTCGAAGTACGGCATGGCCGACAGCTACGACGAGCAGGGCAACTACATCTTCCCCGAGGGCTTCGATCCCGACACCAACGAGTGGCTCGAGGGCTTCGACAAGCAGCGCGAAGAGTGGGAAGGCCGCTACGCCGAGGCGGAGCGTCGCCACAAGATGCACACCGCGCAGATGGAGAAGATGGCGGCCGACGCCGCGGCCGAGGCCGCGAACGGCGGCGGCTCCTCGAACTACTCCTCCGAGAGCGGTTCGCAGGCCTCCTCGTCCTCCAGCTCGTCCGAGTCGGCCGGTGGTTCGCTGGCCAGCGACGCGCAGCTGGCGGCCCTGCGGGAGAAGCTCTCCGGCAACGCCTGA
- a CDS encoding TetR/AcrR family transcriptional regulator has protein sequence MSDAIAELSSTSWERRKIEAMGRIQRVALDLFDAHGYRNVTIERVAAAAEVSPSSVYRYFGTKEMLVLYDEADPKVLEAVRTAGGPQTVAPAELIAVGRLLVPVLLESLLTAEAEHRIRQRLQFIAAVPEIRAGQTKQMRELEDEFRTLVAERTGFGPNDLRVRMAAATAVWGCVAALDHWAGTGFAGRLKDIYAEAFGSIIDQVETMFR, from the coding sequence ATGTCCGATGCCATTGCCGAGCTTTCCTCGACCTCCTGGGAACGCAGGAAGATCGAGGCGATGGGCCGAATCCAGCGGGTCGCCCTGGATCTGTTCGACGCGCACGGGTACCGGAATGTGACGATCGAACGGGTCGCCGCCGCGGCCGAGGTGTCCCCGAGTTCGGTCTACCGCTATTTCGGCACCAAGGAGATGCTCGTCCTGTACGACGAGGCCGATCCGAAGGTACTCGAGGCGGTCCGGACCGCGGGTGGGCCGCAGACCGTCGCCCCGGCCGAGCTGATCGCGGTCGGGCGGCTGCTGGTCCCGGTGTTGCTCGAGTCGCTGTTAACGGCGGAGGCCGAGCACCGAATCCGGCAGCGGCTGCAGTTCATCGCGGCGGTGCCCGAGATCCGGGCGGGGCAGACCAAACAGATGCGCGAGCTGGAAGACGAGTTCCGAACGCTGGTCGCGGAGCGAACCGGCTTCGGCCCCAACGATCTTCGGGTGCGGATGGCCGCGGCCACCGCGGTCTGGGGCTGCGTCGCGGCGCTGGACCATTGGGCCGGAACGGGTTTCGCCGGACGACTGAAAGACATTTACGCCGAGGCGTTCGGATCGATCATCGACCAGGTCGAGACCATGTTCAGGTAG
- a CDS encoding MMPL family transporter — protein sequence MAQPTILERPQPPRATPRWGAAGRWGMAMARHRRIVLAVWVLLVIACGATYPALHARLGTPDYSVPGSDSVAASKLVAEHFAQFGTEQDLIVFHSDTATVEAPEFRAAIERTLATVRQTDGVAGAVGPFDGNAAQIAADRHTAFAVVGLDGDISERVDVVRELRAALAAGSDASAQAVLTGYAPIQADLMEIETADLQRGEALGVPIAAVLLVLALGAVAAAALPISVTAAGIAVAVGALFGLTTFLAFDSLVLSVATMIATGTAIDYGMFIVSRFNEELTRRGVRNRQEHNAIAQAVGAAMDTTGRTVLASGLIVMISLCSLVVVGLPMLNGVAIGVVTAVIATMAAAFTLLPALLASLGPAINRGALPERLRPAEVRAATASSGWARWARIVMARPVLFGTAGVALLLIAAAPLTGLRYGVDVGLGSLTDRASGQGLTLVKQNFTPGLVSPIEVVATGAADTPLTADARDEADRLIGEFSRDPRIAAVLPQYAQGRMFAAVVPKASFESTESADLVTDIRSRAATLTHAEVKIGGTSALFVDVSHRITDRFPWVITLVLAISLGFLVVAFRSIVLALKAIAMNLLATGAALGITVAVFQHGVGAGVLGFQSTGFLQIYLPMLVFAVLFGLSMDYEVFLIRRMKEHWDVHGDNAAAVADGLQRTARPITAAAAIMVAVFASFVTADVLELKQIGFALAVAIAIDAVLVRLVLVPAFMRLFGRWNWWLPQRKSRVQRVTT from the coding sequence ATGGCGCAACCGACCATCCTCGAACGGCCGCAACCCCCGCGGGCCACGCCGCGCTGGGGTGCCGCCGGTCGCTGGGGCATGGCGATGGCCAGGCATCGCCGGATCGTGCTCGCCGTCTGGGTGCTGCTGGTCATCGCCTGCGGCGCGACCTACCCCGCCCTGCACGCCCGGCTCGGCACCCCCGACTACTCCGTGCCGGGTTCGGACTCTGTCGCGGCGAGCAAGCTGGTCGCCGAGCACTTCGCCCAGTTCGGCACCGAGCAGGACCTCATCGTCTTCCATTCCGACACCGCGACGGTGGAGGCGCCGGAGTTCCGTGCGGCGATCGAGCGCACCCTGGCCACGGTCCGGCAGACCGACGGCGTCGCCGGCGCCGTCGGCCCGTTCGACGGCAATGCCGCCCAGATCGCCGCCGACCGGCACACCGCCTTCGCCGTCGTCGGCCTCGACGGCGACATCTCCGAGCGGGTCGACGTCGTCCGGGAACTGCGCGCCGCGCTCGCCGCCGGATCCGACGCGAGCGCACAGGCCGTGCTCACCGGCTACGCGCCGATCCAGGCCGATCTGATGGAGATCGAAACGGCGGATCTGCAACGCGGCGAGGCGCTCGGCGTGCCCATCGCCGCGGTGCTGCTGGTACTGGCACTGGGCGCGGTGGCCGCCGCGGCGCTACCGATCAGCGTCACCGCCGCCGGTATCGCCGTGGCGGTCGGCGCGCTGTTCGGTCTGACCACGTTCCTCGCCTTCGACTCGCTGGTGCTCTCGGTCGCCACCATGATCGCCACCGGCACCGCGATCGACTACGGCATGTTCATCGTCAGCCGGTTCAACGAGGAATTGACCCGGCGCGGAGTCCGAAACAGGCAGGAGCACAACGCCATCGCGCAGGCCGTCGGCGCGGCGATGGACACCACCGGACGGACCGTGCTCGCCTCCGGGCTCATCGTGATGATTTCGCTGTGCTCCCTCGTCGTGGTCGGGCTGCCCATGCTGAACGGAGTCGCGATCGGCGTGGTGACCGCGGTGATCGCCACGATGGCGGCTGCGTTCACGCTGCTGCCCGCCCTGCTCGCCTCGCTCGGGCCCGCGATCAATCGCGGTGCGCTCCCCGAACGCCTGCGGCCCGCCGAGGTGCGCGCGGCCACGGCGTCGAGCGGTTGGGCGCGCTGGGCCCGCATCGTGATGGCGCGGCCGGTGCTGTTCGGCACGGCCGGGGTCGCGCTGCTGCTGATCGCGGCCGCTCCGCTGACCGGCCTGCGCTACGGCGTCGACGTGGGCCTCGGATCACTCACCGATCGGGCGTCGGGCCAAGGGCTCACGTTGGTGAAGCAGAACTTCACGCCCGGTCTGGTATCGCCGATCGAGGTGGTCGCGACCGGCGCCGCCGACACGCCGCTGACCGCCGACGCTCGCGACGAAGCGGACCGGCTCATCGGCGAATTCTCTCGCGACCCGCGGATCGCGGCGGTACTGCCGCAGTACGCGCAGGGCAGGATGTTCGCGGCCGTGGTGCCCAAAGCCTCCTTCGAGTCGACCGAATCCGCCGATCTGGTGACCGATATCCGTTCCCGCGCAGCGACTCTGACGCACGCCGAGGTGAAGATCGGCGGCACGTCCGCGTTGTTCGTCGATGTGTCGCACCGGATCACCGACCGCTTCCCGTGGGTGATCACGCTGGTGCTCGCGATCTCGCTCGGCTTCCTCGTCGTCGCGTTCCGCAGTATCGTGCTCGCGCTCAAGGCGATCGCGATGAACCTGCTCGCCACCGGCGCGGCCCTCGGCATCACCGTCGCGGTGTTCCAGCACGGTGTCGGCGCGGGCGTGCTCGGGTTCCAGAGCACCGGGTTCTTGCAGATCTATCTGCCGATGCTGGTGTTCGCGGTGCTGTTCGGTCTCTCGATGGACTACGAGGTGTTCCTCATCCGGCGGATGAAGGAACACTGGGATGTGCACGGGGACAACGCCGCCGCCGTCGCCGACGGTCTGCAACGCACGGCTCGGCCGATCACCGCCGCGGCCGCCATCATGGTCGCCGTGTTCGCCAGCTTCGTGACCGCGGACGTACTGGAACTCAAGCAGATCGGCTTCGCACTCGCGGTCGCCATCGCGATCGACGCGGTGCTGGTGCGACTGGTACTGGTGCCGGCCTTCATGCGGCTGTTCGGCCGCTGGAATTGGTGGCTGCCGCAACGCAAGTCGCGCGTGCAGCGGGTGACTACCTGA